A DNA window from Iodobacter ciconiae contains the following coding sequences:
- a CDS encoding type I restriction endonuclease subunit R, EcoR124 family, with protein MTFTTESAFETALINELKNKGWDGQVLKNPSEADLLQNWADILFQNNRDIDRLNDVPLSNSEMQQIVEQIRELKTPLKLNGFINGKTVAITRDNPKDLLHFGKEISLKIFDRHEIAAGQTLYQIVQQPKFAKVSNILNDRRGDLMLLINGMPLIHIELKRSGVPVSHAYNQIQKYSAEGVFSGLFALVQVFVAMEPAEMVYFANPGMDGKFNKDFYFHWADFDNEPINDWKIIAARFLSIPMAHQLIGYYTVADNSDGVLKVMRSYQYYAANAISDKVSKTNWADKDRLGGYVWHTTGSGKTMTSFKSAQLIANTKDADKVIFLMDRIELGVQSLQEYRGFAAEGETVQATENTGVLIAKLKSTDPANTLIVSSIQKMSNINEEANEDGVGLQSHDIELINSKRIVFIVDEAHRSTFGDMLITIKATFPEAIFFGFTGTPIQEENQKKHNTTSSVFGNELHRYSIADGIRDKNVLGFDPYKVMTYKDKDLRKAVALEKAKAATDIEALADPAKKEMFNRYMGKVTMAGYTEPDGKYVKGIEDELPKAQYTRAEHQEKVVEDILENWTSLSQNSQFHAIFATSSIPEAIEYYRRLKKAAPALKISALFDPNIDEGGDYADGGAFKQAGLIEIIEDYNAQYGQDFNLASHAQFKKDIAARLAHKKPYLRIAKTPAQQIDLLIVVDQMLTGFDSKWLNTLYLDKVLKYENIIQAFSRTNRLYIEHEKPFGTIRYYRYPHSMERNINAAVKLYSGDKPIGLFVDKLESNLKKINAIYAEISELFNHAGVENFEKLPTDKSVCGQFAKLFARLNEYLEAAKIQGFVWSKPSESLSKKKPEVTLAFDENSYLILALRYKELSSGSGGGGGGGNIPFEISGHLTEIDTGKIDADYMNSRFEKYLKTIQQNGVSGTDIQNTLDELHKSFATLTQEEQKFANIFLNDVQRGDVTLESGKTFREYITEYLAKAKNSQIVELVNALLMEQDANHVAFKSKLSKIMNTGVTAANINEFGRFDDLKSCVDKAKAKIYFEELKGSALSEFMVNREIDKLLRTFIIRGGFDLEQFGSSAL; from the coding sequence ATGACTTTTACAACAGAAAGTGCTTTTGAAACCGCCTTAATCAATGAATTAAAAAATAAAGGCTGGGATGGTCAAGTTTTAAAGAATCCTAGTGAAGCCGATTTACTGCAAAACTGGGCAGATATTTTATTTCAGAATAATCGTGATATTGACCGCCTGAACGATGTGCCGCTAAGCAATAGCGAAATGCAGCAGATTGTAGAGCAAATTCGCGAACTAAAAACGCCGCTTAAACTTAACGGTTTTATTAATGGCAAAACCGTAGCTATTACCCGCGATAATCCGAAAGACTTACTGCATTTTGGTAAAGAAATTAGCCTGAAAATTTTCGACCGCCACGAAATTGCTGCAGGGCAAACCCTGTATCAAATTGTGCAGCAGCCCAAATTTGCTAAAGTATCCAATATATTGAATGATCGCCGTGGCGATTTGATGCTGCTGATTAATGGCATGCCTTTAATTCATATCGAGCTAAAACGCAGCGGCGTGCCGGTTAGCCATGCTTATAATCAAATTCAAAAATATTCTGCTGAGGGTGTATTCAGCGGTTTATTTGCCTTGGTGCAGGTATTTGTGGCGATGGAGCCTGCCGAAATGGTTTACTTTGCCAACCCTGGCATGGATGGCAAATTTAATAAAGATTTTTACTTTCATTGGGCCGATTTTGATAATGAGCCGATTAATGATTGGAAAATCATTGCCGCTCGGTTTTTGTCTATTCCTATGGCGCATCAGCTGATTGGCTATTACACCGTGGCCGATAACTCGGATGGCGTATTAAAGGTGATGCGCAGTTATCAGTATTATGCTGCCAACGCTATTTCAGACAAGGTATCTAAAACCAACTGGGCCGATAAAGATCGTTTAGGCGGGTATGTGTGGCATACCACCGGCTCTGGCAAAACCATGACCAGTTTTAAATCAGCGCAGCTGATTGCCAATACTAAAGATGCCGATAAAGTCATTTTTTTAATGGATAGAATTGAGCTGGGTGTGCAATCTTTGCAGGAGTACCGAGGCTTTGCCGCCGAGGGTGAAACGGTGCAGGCCACCGAAAATACGGGCGTACTGATCGCCAAACTAAAAAGCACTGACCCCGCCAATACCCTGATTGTTAGCTCGATTCAAAAAATGAGTAATATCAATGAAGAAGCTAATGAGGACGGCGTAGGCTTACAAAGCCATGATATTGAGCTGATTAATAGCAAGCGCATCGTGTTTATTGTGGATGAAGCCCATCGCTCTACTTTTGGCGATATGTTGATCACCATTAAAGCGACCTTTCCTGAAGCCATTTTTTTTGGCTTTACCGGCACGCCTATTCAGGAAGAAAACCAAAAGAAACACAATACCACCTCATCCGTGTTTGGCAATGAATTACACCGCTATAGCATTGCTGATGGTATTCGGGATAAAAATGTGCTGGGTTTCGATCCGTACAAAGTCATGACTTATAAAGACAAAGATTTAAGAAAAGCAGTGGCATTGGAGAAAGCCAAAGCGGCTACCGATATTGAAGCCTTGGCCGACCCTGCTAAAAAAGAAATGTTTAACCGCTATATGGGCAAAGTCACTATGGCGGGGTATACGGAGCCGGATGGCAAGTATGTAAAAGGCATTGAAGATGAATTGCCTAAAGCGCAATACACCCGTGCCGAGCATCAGGAAAAAGTAGTTGAAGATATTCTGGAAAACTGGACAAGCCTGAGCCAGAACAGTCAGTTTCACGCTATTTTTGCTACCAGTAGTATTCCGGAAGCGATTGAGTATTATCGCCGTTTAAAAAAAGCTGCACCTGCATTAAAAATATCTGCTTTATTTGACCCAAATATTGATGAGGGTGGCGACTATGCAGATGGCGGAGCATTTAAACAAGCGGGTTTAATTGAAATTATTGAAGACTATAACGCTCAGTATGGCCAGGATTTTAATTTAGCGAGTCACGCTCAATTTAAAAAAGATATTGCCGCAAGACTCGCCCATAAAAAGCCATATTTACGTATTGCAAAAACACCAGCGCAACAAATTGATTTACTGATTGTGGTAGATCAAATGCTTACGGGGTTTGATTCCAAATGGCTGAATACCCTGTATCTGGATAAAGTGCTTAAATATGAAAATATCATTCAGGCTTTTTCCCGTACTAATCGACTTTATATAGAACACGAAAAGCCTTTTGGAACAATTCGTTATTATCGCTACCCGCACAGCATGGAGCGCAATATTAATGCTGCAGTGAAGCTGTATTCAGGGGATAAGCCAATCGGGCTATTTGTAGATAAGCTTGAAAGCAATTTGAAAAAAATCAATGCTATTTATGCTGAAATATCAGAGTTGTTTAATCATGCCGGAGTCGAAAATTTTGAAAAACTCCCAACTGATAAATCGGTATGCGGCCAATTTGCCAAACTATTTGCGCGCTTAAATGAATATTTAGAAGCGGCTAAGATTCAGGGCTTTGTCTGGAGTAAGCCAAGTGAGTCGTTGAGCAAGAAAAAACCAGAGGTAACACTCGCCTTTGATGAAAATAGTTATTTAATTTTGGCATTACGATATAAGGAATTATCCAGTGGTAGCGGAGGGGGCGGTGGTGGGGGCAATATACCGTTTGAAATATCGGGTCATTTGACTGAAATCGATACAGGGAAAATAGATGCGGATTATATGAATTCCCGTTTTGAAAAATATCTGAAGACGATTCAGCAAAATGGTGTCAGTGGTACGGATATTCAAAATACATTGGATGAACTTCATAAATCCTTCGCCACGCTGACACAGGAAGAGCAAAAATTCGCTAATATTTTCCTGAATGATGTACAAAGGGGAGATGTAACACTAGAGTCCGGCAAAACCTTCAGAGAGTACATTACTGAATACCTGGCAAAAGCTAAAAACTCGCAAATTGTCGAGTTGGTTAATGCTTTGCTGATGGAGCAAGACGCAAATCATGTCGCATTCAAAAGTAAATTAAGCAAAATAATGAATACTGGAGTTACTGCGGCCAATATCAATGAATTTGGTCGCTTTGATGATTTGAAAAGCTGTGTTGATAAAGCCAAAGCCAAGATTTATTTTGAAGAATTGAAAGGCTCAGCCCTTTCAGAGTTCATGGTCAATAGGGAGATCGATAAATTGCTTCGGACGTTTATTATCCGTGGTGGTTTTGATCTGGAGCAGTTCGGCAGCAGTGCTTTATAA
- a CDS encoding dermonecrotic toxin domain-containing protein, which yields MKNSTLINLSIVIALAFTSQCTLAALSNNQVKKITKPILSDELSIRYDKAWKTHFAQEHAQLLQAIPDPHIIAASELKKALEKHGYHDIDPNNTFFNMFAGGNSSPRSYNGWQHMKQPIRSYTLTQAVMLNVFNEFRGGFPGDINLYTGIYTEGPGATQYNEKNEVRLLSSKLWDIDYYDLDIQASYTAALKQFWQTNSEKFMHLMRDNFAFSAYQQYKLGLLNQAQYQLASAVIKGQRPDDVYVYRFDIYGYYSTDIFVIEQQGRDGGLLYIPGASQPFIAFNSERQLKKILYRAIQSDTSRQAFAKHFSLYDRQDGVSYSGVDSSLNGLANQSWNESFIMMKKYPLYGDVFARLAELQKARMASDGDTVIKSNSEAERDYILSTTYSLFSVLPIMDIILPEVGVPLTMAICSTQLGLSIDESIEEDTLAGRQQGAKMSAVNSALLAATAIIPNAIAFGRKVSEYLASTLDFIDNQIFLNHGVSEADMLAFSQIPKVIEHPQTGEELLGVKLTDQGRNVLLKADGFGMYKEVDPLSGRILADSRVVRTLSYDTGEVQWLSRGGLRGGGVSEAGNEISDSVKAEYSNVNAPSSEILLPEDLPQRPGFGGSGYLYMGGSLDSVTRDFLELEMKVDPYAKLTDVKALHRLNEQAQMEIKEVPFLYSYDSKLNGITTFRGDERLPDEIFHSGFNRRPVQVQYVRLAEDTKAIRGVISTSKDEAVAVGYAIHNQRGYVYAIELNHGGVAVDTSLHGRALNEIATLNIPPEDIMFAVGPFTNTEVTMGVIKENTAVRTAELLINPHSTASSEVAKAAFEKLKVTLKYDLSPEMSFAERYEDRQDLFWHEDEAMSDASD from the coding sequence ATGAAGAATTCAACATTAATTAATTTGAGTATTGTTATTGCATTGGCATTTACATCGCAATGCACTTTAGCTGCGCTATCAAATAACCAGGTAAAAAAAATAACAAAACCGATATTGTCTGATGAATTATCAATACGTTATGATAAAGCTTGGAAAACTCATTTTGCCCAAGAGCATGCACAACTTTTGCAAGCTATTCCTGATCCACATATCATTGCAGCAAGTGAGTTAAAAAAGGCGCTTGAAAAACACGGCTACCATGATATTGATCCAAATAATACTTTCTTCAATATGTTTGCAGGTGGCAATAGCAGCCCAAGAAGTTATAACGGCTGGCAGCATATGAAACAACCTATTCGCTCATATACACTTACTCAAGCCGTTATGCTTAATGTATTCAATGAATTTCGTGGAGGATTTCCGGGAGACATCAATCTATATACAGGTATTTATACTGAAGGGCCAGGGGCCACCCAATATAATGAGAAGAATGAAGTACGGCTGCTTTCTTCAAAGTTATGGGATATTGATTATTATGATTTAGATATTCAAGCTTCATATACTGCAGCATTAAAGCAATTCTGGCAAACTAACAGTGAAAAGTTTATGCATTTAATGCGCGATAACTTTGCCTTTTCTGCTTATCAACAATATAAGCTTGGCTTACTTAATCAGGCACAATATCAACTTGCCTCTGCTGTGATTAAAGGCCAGCGCCCGGATGATGTATATGTATATCGCTTCGATATTTATGGCTATTATTCAACGGATATTTTTGTTATTGAACAGCAGGGCCGTGATGGAGGATTGCTTTATATTCCGGGTGCCAGTCAGCCTTTTATTGCTTTTAATAGTGAAAGGCAGCTTAAAAAAATCCTTTACAGAGCCATACAATCAGATACATCGAGGCAAGCATTTGCAAAACACTTTAGCCTGTATGACCGGCAAGATGGGGTAAGTTATTCGGGTGTGGATTCGTCACTGAATGGGTTGGCAAATCAGTCATGGAATGAATCTTTCATTATGATGAAAAAGTATCCGCTTTATGGTGATGTATTTGCACGTTTAGCCGAACTTCAAAAAGCCAGAATGGCCAGTGATGGCGATACCGTGATCAAATCCAATAGCGAAGCGGAGCGGGATTATATTTTAAGCACCACTTATTCTTTGTTTTCTGTATTACCGATTATGGATATTATTTTACCGGAAGTTGGTGTTCCTCTTACCATGGCTATTTGCTCAACACAGCTTGGTTTGAGTATTGATGAGTCAATAGAGGAGGATACCTTGGCCGGGCGGCAGCAAGGCGCCAAAATGAGCGCTGTAAATTCTGCGCTGCTCGCCGCCACTGCGATTATTCCTAATGCCATTGCTTTTGGTCGTAAGGTATCGGAATACCTGGCTTCTACTTTGGATTTTATAGATAACCAGATTTTCCTTAATCATGGCGTTTCTGAAGCGGATATGCTGGCTTTTTCTCAGATCCCGAAAGTGATCGAGCACCCTCAAACAGGTGAGGAATTACTTGGCGTTAAACTCACCGATCAAGGAAGAAATGTATTGCTTAAAGCCGATGGATTTGGCATGTATAAGGAAGTTGATCCATTAAGTGGCCGGATTCTGGCCGACTCACGCGTTGTTCGAACTCTTTCTTATGACACAGGAGAGGTGCAATGGCTAAGTCGCGGAGGATTAAGAGGGGGGGGCGTAAGTGAAGCAGGTAATGAAATCAGTGATTCTGTTAAGGCAGAGTATAGCAACGTAAATGCCCCTTCATCAGAAATTTTACTTCCGGAAGATCTGCCGCAGCGCCCTGGGTTTGGCGGATCTGGGTATCTCTATATGGGAGGGAGCCTTGATAGTGTCACCCGCGACTTTTTAGAGTTAGAGATGAAAGTTGACCCATATGCAAAACTGACGGATGTAAAAGCCCTGCATCGTTTAAATGAACAAGCTCAGATGGAAATAAAAGAAGTCCCCTTTTTGTATAGCTACGACTCCAAACTAAATGGCATTACTACTTTCAGGGGGGATGAGCGTTTACCTGATGAAATCTTTCACTCAGGGTTTAACCGCCGTCCGGTGCAGGTGCAATATGTACGATTAGCCGAGGATACTAAGGCGATTCGTGGTGTTATTTCAACCAGTAAAGATGAAGCTGTCGCAGTTGGCTATGCGATACACAACCAACGGGGTTATGTCTATGCCATTGAGCTTAATCATGGCGGCGTTGCTGTTGATACCTCTTTACACGGTCGGGCTTTAAATGAAATCGCAACTTTGAATATTCCGCCAGAAGATATTATGTTTGCGGTTGGCCCGTTTACTAATACTGAAGTTACCATGGGCGTCATTAAAGAAAACACAGCGGTACGAACTGCAGAGCTGTTAATTAATCCTCATTCCACCGCATCCTCGGAAGTCGCTAAAGCTGCATTTGAAAAACTCAAGGTCACGTTGAAATACGACTTGAGCCCCGAAATGTCTTTTGCCGAACGCTATGAAGATCGACAGGACTTGTTCTGGCATGAAGATGAGGCAATGTCCGACGCGAGTGATTAA
- a CDS encoding fumarate hydratase — protein MTIIRQQDVIDSISDSLQYISYYHPKDYIQALGVAYEKEESPAAKDAIAQILTNSRMCAEGHRPICQDTGIVTCFVRVGMNVQWRDATMSLSDMINEGVRRAYLHPDNKLRASILQDPAGKRQNTKDNTPAVIHYEVVEGNTVEIDIAAKGGGSENKSKFAMLNPSDSIVDWVLKTIPQMGAGWCPPGMLGIGIGGTAEKAMVMAKEALMEEIDIHELIERGAQTRSEELRIELYEKVNALGIGAQGLGGLATVLDVKIKDYPTHAASLPIAMIPNCAATRHVHFTLDGSGPAVLEAPRLEDWPDVTWTPSAAATRVDLNTVTREDVASWQPGQTLLLNGKMLTGRDAAHKRMVDMLNKGEKLPVDFAGRFIYYVGPVDPVRDEIVGPAGPTTATRMDKFTEQVLAETGLLGMIGKAERGPAGLDAIKKHQSVYLMAVGGAAYLVSKAIKASRVVGFADLGMEAIYEFDVVDMPVTVAVDSQGISVHATAPKIWQAKIGKIPVVG, from the coding sequence ATGACAATAATCCGTCAGCAAGACGTAATCGACAGCATTAGCGACAGCCTGCAATACATCAGCTATTACCATCCTAAAGATTACATCCAGGCCTTGGGTGTGGCTTATGAAAAAGAAGAATCTCCCGCCGCCAAAGACGCTATTGCACAAATCCTGACTAATAGCCGTATGTGTGCGGAAGGCCATCGCCCTATTTGCCAGGATACCGGCATCGTCACCTGTTTTGTGCGCGTTGGCATGAATGTGCAGTGGCGTGATGCGACCATGAGCCTCTCTGACATGATTAACGAGGGCGTGCGCCGCGCTTATCTGCACCCGGATAACAAGCTGCGTGCATCCATCCTGCAAGATCCGGCAGGCAAGCGCCAGAACACCAAAGACAATACACCGGCGGTGATTCATTACGAGGTTGTGGAAGGCAATACGGTAGAAATCGATATTGCAGCCAAGGGCGGTGGCTCCGAGAACAAATCCAAATTTGCCATGCTCAACCCATCGGACTCGATTGTGGATTGGGTACTTAAAACCATACCGCAAATGGGCGCAGGCTGGTGCCCGCCGGGTATGTTGGGGATCGGGATTGGTGGTACGGCAGAAAAAGCCATGGTCATGGCCAAAGAAGCGCTGATGGAAGAAATCGATATCCATGAGCTGATCGAGCGCGGCGCACAGACCCGCAGCGAAGAATTGCGTATCGAGTTATACGAAAAAGTAAATGCGCTAGGCATCGGTGCGCAGGGCCTGGGTGGCCTCGCTACCGTACTGGATGTAAAAATCAAAGACTACCCAACCCACGCCGCCAGCCTGCCGATTGCCATGATCCCCAACTGCGCCGCTACCCGCCATGTGCATTTCACGCTGGATGGCAGCGGCCCTGCGGTGTTGGAAGCGCCCAGGCTGGAAGACTGGCCCGATGTGACCTGGACACCATCTGCAGCCGCCACCCGTGTTGATTTAAACACGGTAACGCGTGAAGACGTTGCCAGCTGGCAGCCAGGGCAAACCCTGCTCTTAAACGGCAAAATGCTTACCGGCCGCGATGCCGCGCATAAACGCATGGTGGATATGCTGAACAAAGGCGAAAAACTGCCGGTTGATTTTGCTGGCCGCTTTATTTACTACGTTGGCCCGGTAGACCCGGTGCGCGATGAAATCGTCGGCCCGGCGGGCCCGACCACCGCCACGCGTATGGATAAATTTACCGAACAAGTGCTGGCCGAAACGGGTTTACTTGGCATGATCGGCAAGGCAGAACGTGGCCCGGCCGGCTTGGATGCCATCAAAAAACACCAGTCGGTTTATCTGATGGCCGTAGGCGGCGCCGCCTATCTGGTTTCCAAAGCTATCAAAGCCAGCCGTGTGGTTGGCTTTGCTGATCTGGGGATGGAAGCTATTTACGAGTTTGATGTGGTGGATATGCCCGTTACCGTAGCGGTTGATTCGCAAGGTATCTCGGTACACGCTACCGCGCCAAAAATCTGGCAGGCTAAGATTGGTAAAATCCCGGTTGTGGGTTAA
- the gcvP gene encoding aminomethyl-transferring glycine dehydrogenase produces MTTASLCRLEDHAAFVARHIGPNAAEEAAMLATLGYATRSDLIKNIVPAAIHRQDALPLGEFTQAKSEAEALATLKAIASKNVLKKSMIGQGYYGTHTPSVILRNILENPAWYTAYTPYQPEISQGRLEAIINFQQMITDMTGMAIANASMLDEGTAAAEAMTLLLRMSKSKSTIFYVAADVLPQTREVIATRAAPLGIEVRTGLGEAGDGFGVLLQYPGVNGDVPDYRALVADLHAKGTLVVVAADLLALTLLAAPGEWGADVVVGNSQRFGVPLGFGGPHAGFLATRDEFKRSMPGRLVGITIDAQGKSAYRLALQTREQHIRREKATSNICTAQVLLAVMASMYAVYHGPSGLKRIAHRVHRLTSILAAGLTQLDAKIINSSWFDTLTLSVSDAAAVHALAHSHGINLRSIDAHTVGLSLDETTTRKDVAALWHVFAAGKPLPTVDAIDAEIAGALPGELLRQSDFLTHPTFNRYHSETEMMRYLRSLADKDLALDRTMIPLGSCTMKLNAASEMMPVTWPEFANVHPFAPNAQTAGYREMITQLEAMLCAATGYAGVSLQPNAGSQGEYAGLLIIKAYHASRNDAGRDIVLIPASAHGTNPASAQMAGLTVVVVACDEAGNIDLADLRAKADKHSANIAAIMITYPSTHGVFEESVKEVCEIVHGHGGQVYIDGANMNAMVGLCAPGQFGGDVSHLNLHKTFCIPHGGGGPGVGPVAVAAHLVPFLPNQQSSGYERNPQGISAVSAAPYGSAAILPISWMYIAMMGSEGLKSATEVAILNANYIAKRLAPFYPVLYSGHDGLVAHECILDLRPLKELSGISNEDVAKRLMDYGFHAPTMSFPVPGTLMVEPTESESKAELDRFIDAMIAIRSEIDRVVSGEWTLADNPLVNAPHTVEVLTSETWEHGYTRATAAFPLESIKRNKYWPPVSRADNVYGDRNLFCACLPMSDYE; encoded by the coding sequence ATGACCACTGCATCTCTTTGCCGTCTTGAAGATCACGCCGCTTTTGTGGCCCGCCATATCGGCCCTAATGCTGCGGAAGAAGCCGCCATGCTGGCCACGCTGGGCTACGCTACACGCTCCGATCTGATTAAAAATATCGTTCCTGCCGCCATTCACCGTCAGGATGCTTTGCCGCTGGGTGAATTCACTCAGGCGAAAAGCGAAGCCGAGGCTTTAGCCACACTGAAAGCCATTGCAAGCAAGAATGTGCTCAAAAAGAGCATGATTGGTCAGGGCTATTACGGCACCCATACTCCCAGCGTGATTTTGCGCAATATTTTAGAAAACCCGGCCTGGTACACGGCTTACACCCCATACCAGCCAGAAATCAGCCAAGGCCGTCTGGAAGCGATTATTAACTTCCAGCAAATGATTACCGATATGACCGGCATGGCGATTGCCAATGCATCCATGCTGGACGAAGGCACCGCTGCTGCCGAAGCGATGACGCTATTGCTGCGAATGAGCAAAAGCAAATCGACCATTTTCTATGTCGCCGCCGATGTGCTGCCACAAACCCGCGAAGTGATTGCCACCCGTGCAGCGCCACTGGGCATTGAAGTGCGCACAGGTCTGGGTGAAGCAGGCGACGGTTTTGGTGTACTACTGCAATACCCTGGGGTCAACGGCGATGTGCCGGATTACCGCGCACTGGTGGCTGATTTACACGCTAAAGGCACTTTAGTGGTGGTAGCCGCTGATCTGCTGGCGCTCACCCTGCTGGCAGCGCCCGGCGAATGGGGCGCAGACGTAGTGGTAGGTAATAGCCAGCGCTTTGGTGTACCGCTCGGCTTTGGTGGCCCGCACGCAGGGTTTTTGGCCACACGCGATGAATTCAAACGCTCGATGCCTGGCCGTCTGGTCGGGATTACCATTGATGCGCAAGGCAAGAGCGCTTACCGCCTTGCCCTGCAAACCCGCGAGCAACATATCCGCCGTGAAAAAGCCACATCCAATATCTGTACTGCCCAAGTATTGCTCGCCGTCATGGCCAGCATGTACGCCGTTTACCACGGCCCAAGCGGTTTAAAACGCATTGCTCACCGTGTACACCGTCTGACCAGCATTTTAGCTGCAGGCTTAACGCAGCTTGACGCTAAAATTATCAATAGCAGCTGGTTTGATACGCTGACGCTTTCAGTCAGCGATGCGGCTGCAGTGCATGCCCTTGCTCATTCTCACGGTATTAACTTACGCAGTATTGATGCCCATACGGTAGGCCTGTCGCTGGACGAAACCACCACCCGCAAAGACGTAGCCGCGCTCTGGCATGTATTTGCAGCAGGCAAACCCCTGCCAACCGTAGACGCCATCGATGCAGAAATCGCAGGAGCCTTGCCGGGCGAACTGCTGCGCCAGTCCGATTTTCTGACTCACCCTACCTTTAATCGCTATCACTCCGAAACCGAGATGATGCGTTACCTGCGTAGCCTGGCAGATAAAGACCTAGCGCTGGATCGCACCATGATTCCGCTGGGCTCTTGCACCATGAAGCTCAATGCTGCCAGCGAAATGATGCCGGTTACCTGGCCGGAATTTGCCAATGTCCACCCGTTTGCACCAAACGCACAAACAGCGGGCTACCGCGAAATGATCACCCAGCTTGAAGCCATGCTTTGCGCGGCAACCGGCTACGCGGGCGTCAGCCTGCAGCCTAATGCCGGTAGCCAGGGAGAATACGCGGGTCTGTTGATTATCAAGGCTTACCACGCATCGCGTAACGATGCTGGCCGCGATATTGTGCTCATCCCCGCTTCTGCTCACGGCACCAATCCAGCCTCTGCACAGATGGCTGGCCTCACCGTTGTGGTTGTTGCTTGCGATGAAGCAGGCAATATCGATCTGGCCGATTTGCGTGCCAAAGCCGATAAGCACAGCGCCAATATTGCCGCCATTATGATCACCTACCCAAGCACGCACGGCGTGTTTGAAGAATCGGTTAAGGAAGTGTGCGAAATCGTACACGGCCACGGCGGCCAGGTGTATATCGACGGCGCAAATATGAATGCCATGGTGGGCCTATGCGCACCCGGCCAGTTTGGCGGCGATGTAAGCCACTTAAACCTGCACAAAACATTCTGCATTCCTCACGGCGGCGGCGGACCGGGTGTTGGCCCGGTAGCGGTAGCTGCACACTTAGTACCATTCTTGCCTAATCAGCAAAGCAGCGGCTATGAACGTAATCCACAAGGTATAAGTGCAGTCAGCGCAGCGCCTTACGGCTCGGCAGCGATTTTGCCTATCTCATGGATGTATATCGCCATGATGGGGAGCGAAGGACTGAAAAGCGCAACTGAAGTGGCGATTCTGAACGCCAACTACATCGCCAAACGCCTTGCGCCTTTCTACCCTGTGCTTTACAGCGGCCACGATGGTTTAGTTGCTCACGAATGTATTCTGGACCTGCGCCCACTGAAAGAGCTGAGCGGCATCAGCAATGAAGATGTGGCAAAACGCCTGATGGATTATGGTTTTCACGCGCCAACCATGAGCTTCCCGGTACCGGGCACGCTGATGGTGGAGCCGACCGAAAGCGAATCAAAAGCAGAACTCGATCGCTTTATCGACGCCATGATTGCCATCCGCAGCGAGATCGATCGCGTGGTGAGTGGCGAATGGACACTGGCGGACAATCCGCTGGTGAACGCACCGCACACGGTAGAAGTATTGACTAGCGAGACGTGGGAACACGGCTACACACGCGCCACAGCCGCCTTCCCGCTGGAAAGCATAAAACGTAATAAATACTGGCCACCGGTTAGCCGTGCAGACAACGTCTACGGCGATCGCAATCTATTTTGCGCTTGCTTACCGATGTCTGATTACGAATAA
- the gcvH gene encoding glycine cleavage system protein GcvH, with protein sequence MSIPANLKFTDTHEWLRLESDGSITIGITNHAQEALGDIVFLELPAAGTRYAKNDACGVVESVKAASDIYAPLAGVIVESNDDLTNAPEQVNTDAYSAWLFKITPDNVADLDAMLSAADYEKAIG encoded by the coding sequence ATGTCTATCCCAGCTAACTTAAAATTCACCGACACTCACGAATGGCTTCGCCTTGAATCAGATGGCAGCATCACCATCGGTATTACCAACCACGCACAAGAAGCGCTGGGCGATATCGTGTTTCTGGAATTACCAGCAGCGGGTACTCGCTACGCTAAAAATGACGCTTGTGGTGTGGTTGAATCAGTTAAAGCCGCCAGCGATATCTACGCACCACTGGCGGGTGTGATTGTTGAAAGCAATGACGACTTGACCAACGCGCCAGAGCAAGTCAACACCGACGCTTACAGCGCATGGCTATTCAAAATCACCCCGGACAACGTGGCTGATCTCGATGCCATGCTAAGCGCTGCCGATTACGAAAAAGCCATCGGCTGA